From Streptomyces sp. SCSIO 75703:
AGCGCCTTCACCATCGCCGCCGACCAGAGTGTGGCGTTCGTGCTCAGCTGGTGCCCGTCGCATGCAGCCGCCCCTGACATTGCTGCCCCTGAGACCGCCCTCGCCGAGACGCTCGCTTTCTGGCAGGACTGGACGCAGGAGTGCACCTACGACGGGCCCTATCACGAGGCCGTGGTCCGGTCCTCGATCACGCTGAAGGCCATGACCTACGGGCCGAGCGGCGGGATCGTCGCGGCGCCGACCACGTCGCTTCCCGAGGAGATCGGCGGCGACCGGAACTGGGACTACCGCTTCACCTGGCTACGCGACGCCGCCACGACGCTTGCCGCGCTGCTGGGGACCGGATACCGGCAGGAGGCACAGGCATGGCGGCGCTGGCTGTTGCGGGCCGTGGCCGGCGACCCGGAGAACCTGCAGATCATGTACGGGATCACCGGGGAGCGTGATCTGCGGGAGCGGGAGCTTCCCTGGCTTCCCGGGTACGAGGGATCGACTCCGGTCCGGGTCGGGAACGGGGCTGCGGACCAGCTGCAGTTGGATGTGTACGGCGAGGTGATCGACACCCTGTACCTCGCGCACCAGAGCGGAGTCGCCCACTGCGCCGACACCGCGGTCCTGCACCAGCGGCTCATCGAGCACCTGGTCCAGCGCTGGCGGGAGCCCGACGAGGGAATCTGGGAGATCCGCGGGGCCCGCCGGCACTTCGTTCATTCCAAGGTGATGGCCTGGGTGGCGGTCGACCGCACCATCCGCCTGGCCGAGGCCGGCGCGCTCGACATGGACGTGGCCCCGCTGGTCGAGCTGCGGGCGACGATCCACCGGGAGGTCTGTGACAAGGGCTTCGACCCGGTGCGCAATACCTTCACCCAGTCCTACGGCTCGCAGGAGCTGGACGCTGCCACGCTGCTCATCCCCCGCACCGGCTTTCTGCCGCCCGACGACCCGCGCGTCATCGGCACCGTGGATGCGGTCCGTCGTGAACTCTCTACGGAAGACGGGCTCGTGTACCGGTACCCGACCTGCGGTGAGGACGTCGGGGTGGACGGCTTGACCGGCGACGAGGGCGCCTTCTTCCTGTGCAACTTCTGGCTCGTCGACGGCCTCGCCCTGACCGGCCGCCCCGACGAGGCCCGTGCCTTGTTCGAACGCCTCCTGGCTCTGCGCAACGACCTCGGGCTCCTGGCGGAGGAGTACGACCCCGTCCAGCAGCGCCAACTCGGCAACTTCCCGCAGGCGTTCAGCCACATGGGCCTGATCCAAAGCGCCCTGCTCCTTCAACAGATGGCGACGCAGTCCTCCCCCCGCCACGCCGCGCTCGCGGTTCCAGCACCCCGCTCAACCTCCCGCAGCACGCGCCAGCCCACCGCAGACCTGACGCCGCAGCACGCATAGCCACCCCACCCCCTGACGAGGATTCCCATGCCTGACAGCGCCTTCCCGGCACGGCCGGCCGCGACCGGCCACCGCAGACGGCTGCCCCCGGTCGACGCGAACACGCTGTACCTCGCCCGTCGCGCCGTGGCACTGCCCCTGGCACTCCTAGCCGCGCTGCTGCTCGCCGCCTTCGCTCTCCGGTCGGGGTCCGTCGTAGGCCCCGGCTGGGTCCTGGCCGGCCTGGTCTGCGGACTGGCGGCGATCGTCGCGGTGGCGGCACACGGAACACGCACCGTCGCCAGTGCCGTGCAGTCGTCAGTGGAGGAGTCCCAGGCAGCAGCGCTGACAACGGTCACAGGGGCAGCGGCAGCCGTTGAGAAGTCGGTGCAGTGGTCGGCGGACGAGCTGTGCCGCGGAAAACGTCCAGCGTTGCCGGACCCGCACACCGCGCAGTCGCCCACTGCGAACGCCGGGATCGACAACGCGCTGAGTGCCCTCCAGGCGCAGGCCATCATGTCGCTGATCCGCGTGCACGACGAGTCCCAGTCCGTGGTCCTCCTCGAAGTGCTTCGCCGCCTGGCCATGCGCGAGCACGCCCTGGTCAGCAAGGCACTCCAGGCACTGAGCCAGCTGGAGATGCTGACCGACGACCCGGAACTGCTGGCCAAGATCTTCGAGATCGATCACCTCGTGACGCGGATGCGCCGCCAGGTCGAGAGCACGGCGGTCCTGGGCGGACAGTCCCTGCGCAGCGTGCGCCGGCCCGTTCCCGTCACGACGGCCCTGCGTGGCGCTGTCTCCGAGGTCGTGCAGTATCCGCGGGTGGCCGTCGCGGCCGGATCCGTGGGCGCCGAGCTGGGGTTGCCCGGCCATGTGGGGCCGGACCTGACGCACCTGCTGGCCGAGCTGATCGAGAACGCCTGCGAGTGCTCGGATCCAGAGACGCGGGTGATGGTGCGCGCGCAGCGGGTGCCACACGGGCTGGCCATCGAGGTCGAGGACCGCGCCATCCCCATGCACCCGCAGACGCGGGCACAGATGAACCACCTGCTCAAAGCCCCGGACGAGGTCGACGTCAGCGGCCAGGTCCGGGCTGGACAGCTCGGCCTGCTGGTCGCCGCGAAGATCGCCCAGTCACACGGGTTGTCCGTCCTCCTGCAGGAGAACGCGACGGGAGGCACCACCGCCCTGGTCGTCATACCGGCACGGCTCCTGGTAGCCATTCCATCGGTCGAGGACGCGGGTGCGCCGCAGCCCGAGGAAGCTCGCATGTCCGGGCAGCAGCCGCATCAGGTGGCCGCGGCTCCTGCCGCCCCAGGGGTGGGGCAGGTCGCAAGCCCCGGCGCCGCTGGGGCATCGACCTCGGCGGGTCATTCGGCCGACGCGCCCGCTCTTCCCACGCGCACGCGTCGGTCGGAACCTTTCCGTCCGCCACAGGAGCGGGAGCAAGCCCCCGTGTCCGCGGCGACGCCCGGGTTGGCAGCCGCCTTCCGCAGCGGCCTCCAGGCCGGCGGCACCGCCAGTCCCCCTCCCGCCTCGACAGAAGACCCCACCCCCTGACCCGCTTCTTCCGCGTTCCCGGCGGCCCAGTACACCCACTGGCCCTTCCCCCTTCTGGAGCGATCCCCATGAGCACCCACCCCGCGATGAACAACGTGACCGACGGCACGCCCGCATCCGCGACGACAAGCGGACAGCGGGACAGCATGGCCTGGCTGCTGCGTCAGTTCGCCTCCGAGACGCCGGGCGTCACGCACGCCGTCCTGCTCTCGCGCGACGGACTGCGGCTGCTGGACAGCGACGTCGACAAGGACTGGGCGGACGAACTGTCGGCCGCCTTCAGCGGGGTCGCCTCCCTCGCGGCGAACATCACCGGCCCCAGCCACAAGAAGAGGCCGGCCCGGCAGGTCATCATCGAGCGAGACGACTGCCTGTTCTTCGTCCAGAGCGCCGGGCGCAGCGCGGCCTTCGACAACCACCCCGGGGCCGAACGCGGTGAGGTGGACACGATCCTCGCCGTCATCGCCACCAGGGACGCCGACGTGGGCACCGTCGGCTTCGAGATGGGGCGCCTGGTCCAGAAGTTCGCCCCGTACATGCTGATCCCCGTCCGCGTTGGCACGGGCGGAGAGGTCCGGTGACCACGTACGGCCGCGCGGCCGAGGAGTCGGCGTTCGTGCGGACCTACGCCGTGACGCGCGGGCGTACCAAGCCGCGGCACCTGCTCGGTCTGGAAACCGTGCTGGAGGCCGGGCAGGGACGGCCCGGCCCGGCGCAGGCCGAGGAGTGCGAGGAGATTCTCGCCCTGTGCCGGGAGCGCCGGCGGTCGGTGGTCGAGCTGGCGGGCCGCCTCGGCCGGCCCGTGACCGCCGTCAAAGTGCTCGTCTCCGACCTCCTGGACGCCGACGCCCTCGTCGTCCCCCTGACCCAGTCCTCTGCCGATACCGGCGCAGGGTCCGGTCCGTCTATCCAAATGCTGGCAGCCGTTTCCGCCGGCTTGAAGAGGAAGTGGCCTGATGCCGTCGCCTATCCCCAGGCCGGATGACCCGACCACGGTTTCGCCGCACTCGCAGGCCGGTGCGCCGACCGTACTGAAGATCGTGATCGCCGGCGGTTTCGGCGCGGGCAAGACCACCGCCGTGGGCGCCGTCAGCGAGATCACGCCGCTGAGTACGGAGGAGTACCTGACCGAGGCGAGCGCAGACGTCGACAGTCTGGCGGGCATCGAAGCGAAGACCACCACCACGGTCGCCTTCGACTTCGGCCGACTGAGCCTGCCCGACGCGCCGATGCCTCTGGAGCTGTTCCTGTTCGGCACGCCGGGCCAGGACCGGTTCGTCGATCTCTGGTACGACCTCTCCCGCGGCGCCGTCGGCGCGGTCGTCCTAGTCGACACCCGCCGCTTGGAGAGCAGCTTCACGCCCGTCAGCTTCTTCGAAGACATCGGCCTGCCCTTCGTCGTCGCGGTGAACCAGTTCGACGGCGCACACCGCTACCACCCCGAGCAGGTCCGGGCCGCTCTCGAACTCCCCGCCGCCGTGCCGGTGGTCACCTGCGACGCCCGCGAGCCGAATCACGTCGCCGGTGTTCTGCTGGCCCTCGTCGACCACGCCGTGAACAGCGCCGCCACCACCAATCGCGCTGGGCACACCCCTTCTACCACCCTCCAGGACGCCTGATGTCACAGCACCCCAGCGACCCCTACCGCACGCCGCAGACTGCCCCGCCCGCCCGGTCCTTGCCTCGGCGCGACATGCGGGACCCCAACTGTGGCCCGTTCACCCCGCCCGCCACCGCCCTCACCAGCCAGCGACCTCAGCAGTCGCTGGAACTGGCTCAGCGTTACGAGCTACTCAACCGCCTGGGCGTGCCCCCGGTGGCCAACGAGGACTTCGACGACCTGACCCGCAACATGGCTGAACAGGCCGGGTTCTTGTACGGGTTCGTCAACCTGTTCCTGGAGGAGCAGACTTTCGTCGGGCTGCACCAGCCGCCGGCGGACAGCGGGTTCGTGATCGTCGGCCGCACCATGAGCCGGGACCACGGCTGGTGCCCGGAGGTCATGGCCCGCAAGAAGGCCCTCCCGCTGCACGACGTGCACGCGTCCCCGCGCTTCAGCGGCAACGCGGTGGTCGACGCCGTCGGAATCCGCTCCTACTTCGGCGCTCCGTTGATCCACGACAGCGGCACGGTGCTGGGCACGGTGTGTGTGATCGACCCCGAGAAGCGGCCCCTGGCTGAGGCACGTCGTCTGCGGGACATCGTCATCAACGCCAGTGCACAGGTGATGGACCACATCGCCCGCGCCCCCGTCCGCTAGGCCGTTCCACAACTTCCCACCCGGGAGCCGTAGGCGTTCCCCGGCCGCTCCACGCGTTGCGACCTTCATCCAGGGAGAGGGAGACCATGTCCGCCACACCCACCACGCCGCCACCGGCGCTGCGTCCCTACCTCACCGCCCGCCACGATCTGCTGTGGCAGGAGGCGGACGCCTTCGCGGCCGAGCACGTCGCGCCGCGCGCCGCGCGGATGGAGGCCGCTCCGCGGAGGGTGGAGCGCAAGGTCGCCGACCTGATGGCCGCCCGGCGGTGGTTCGCCGTCACCGTCCCGGCGGTCTTCGGCGGGCTGGGCGCCGGACACGTGGCCAGGACCGTCTTGGTCCACCGCATCGCGCGGGTCTCGGCGGCTGCCGCGGCCATCCTCCAGGCCACCCTCATCCCCGTGGGCGCCCTGCTGCACTTCGCCACCTACGAGCAGAAGGGCCACTGGCTTCCCCGGGTCGCGGACGGGTCCGTGCTGCTGTCGATCGCCGTGACCGAACCGCTCGCCGGCGGACACATCGGCGGCATCGAAACCACCGCCGAACACATCGGCAACCAATGGGTGATCACCGGCAGCAAGATCCATATCGGCAACAGCCACCTCGCCGGAGCCCACCTCGTCGTCGCCCGCACCGCCGAGCCGGGAGTAAGCACCTCACAGGCGCTGACCGCGTTCATGGTCGAAGCCGACCGCCCCGGACTTTCCGTCTCCGACCACCGTGCCGGGCTCGGTCTGCATGGCTTCTCCGCCGGCCGCCTCGACCTCGGCCACGTCCGCGTCCCCGAGGACAACGTGGTCGGCGAGGTCGGCCAGGGCCTGGCCGTGGCCCAGAGCAGCAGCATCCTCTACGGCCGCCCCAACCTGGCCGCCGTCAGCCTCGGCATCCACGAAGCCGTCGTGGACACCACCACCAGCCGGCTCAAGACCCGCCCCCGCTACCAGGGCGCCCTGTCCGACCTGCCGGTCCTGCGGGACCGCGTCGGCGGCATGGAAGCCCGCCTGCGCGCCGCCCGGATACTCGCCTACCAGGCCGTGCACCTCCTCGACCAGGGCCTGCCCTGCGACGCCGACCTGATCAACTCGAAATACCTCGGCCACCAGTGGGCCGTCCAGTCCGCCCAGGACGCCATGGAACTGCACGGCGCCAACGCCCTCGATGGCGACTACATCGTCCAGCGCCTGTGGCGCGACATCCAGCACACCTACCCACCGGCCGGAACCGGCGAAGTCCAGCGCATACGCCTGGCCGACGCCGCCTTCGCAGAGGACCACATCCAGTGGTCCGAACGCCTCGCCGCCGAAGCCGCCTGGGCACGACCCGACCCGACCGCCGCATGAGCCCCCGTGCGCGGCACCCCGTGACTCCCCACCGCCGCGCACGGGCCCGTGCCGCCGGCCCCCGTCCCCCGCGGGGACCGGCGGCACCCCTCCCAGTGACCATCCACTCAGCCGAGAGAGACACCGTGACCCCGCCCGTGACGACCAGCGCACCGATCACGCCCCTGACGCCGACCCTGCAGCGCGTCGCCCAGCACCTCGCGAACGGCCTCACGGCCAAGGAGATTGCGGCAGAGACCAGCCTGTCGGCCGTGACCGTCCGCCAGTACATGCGCGACATCCGTGAGAGCCTGCACTGCCCGCCCCGCTGCAAGCCCCCGGTGATCGTGCACCGCCTGTTCACCACCCAGCAGGTGGCCTCACCCACGGCGGACCGGCCAGCGCCATCCCTCACCCCGGAGCAGCGGCTGCTGCTCCGAGCCGTCGCCGAGCACAGCGACCCCCGTGACATCGCCGTCGCCGCCAAGCTCGCCCCCGCCGACCAGCGCGCCGCACTCGACCAACTCCTCGCCGACACGGGCGCGCGGGACACCACCCACCTGGTGGTCCTTGCCCACGGCTGGAAGCTGCTGCCGACCGACCCGGCGGCGCGGAGCGGAGCGAGCCAGTGAGAAGGCCCCCCACCCCCCTGGCCAACGAGGAGGCTCCGGCTTCCACCTCGTTCGCAGCGAAGTACCCGGGCGCCGTGTACGCGGTGCGCAGGTTACGTACGGAAGCCGAGCGCGAGGAAGCCGCTGCTCTCGTGCAGGACCGGCAGCGCTGGCTCACCCTGCGCGGTCTCCCCGTGCCCGCCCAAGCCGACGTGCCGGCCCTGTTCCGCGACCCGCACACGACGTCGGCCGGTCTGTTCGAGGACGGAAAGCTGCTCGCCTGCATGGTCCCCGCGCGCGACCCCGGCCTCAGCTGGGGCGAAGGCCCCTGCCTCCGTCTGGGACGCGTCCACACCCTGCCCGAGCAGCCCGACGACATCACCCGGCTGATCACCCTGTGGGCCTCCGACTTCGCCGCCCGGCAGAGCCTCCCGCTCGTACGGGCCGAAATCCTGGCGCGCCACACCCTGCAAGCCGAACCCATCGCCGCCCTGCTGCGTCGGCTCACGGACATGGGCTGGGACGTGCGGGGTTCCGGTCCGGGACGGGAGGGGGACCGGGTCGCCCGCCTCGAACTGGCCGCCGAGCACCGCCCCCGACTCAGCACACTAATCAGCTGCCAAACCCAAGCTCCCCGTCTTGCCGCGGAAGAAGGGAGCAGCACGTGACAACCGAAAAGCCGCAGCGGCCCGACATCGCCCGCGAGCTGATCGCCCGCGCCACGGAATCGGCCGCGCACCGGGCCACACGCGTGCGCAACCAGCTCGACGGCGTCCAACTCGGCCGTGGTCGGCACACCGACTACGCCAACACCAGGTTTCTGCGCCGCGTCTTGGGCGAATACGAGTGGCCCGGCCACCGCCTCGTCGGCCCTGCTGCTGCCCGAGCCACCTGGAGCATCGCCCTGCACAGCGACCACGATCTCGTCTTCCAGCGCGCCGCCACCATCCTGCTCGGGCGTGCGGTCGAGGCCGGTGACGCGCTCGTCCACCACTGGGCACACCTGCACGACCGCACCCTCATCAACACCGGCCAAGACCAGGAGTACGGCACCCAGCTCCTGCTGAGCGCCGACGGGATCGAGCTGTGCCCGCTGCGTGCGCCGGAGTCCGTCGACGCACGCAGGTCA
This genomic window contains:
- a CDS encoding glycoside hydrolase family 15 protein — its product is MKRLPRIEQYGLIGDTQTSAHVCDDGTIDWLCLPRFDSPAVFAGLLGTQKHGTWQIAPASSAGWSGSGRVAERRYRGDSLVLESLWRTPTGSVRVLDFMPPRDGAPQVIRIAEGLTGEVEMVSAMRPRPGYGSVSPWIHEVGGRMVAEAGADALWLDTCVPQVEKDGVVVSAFTIAADQSVAFVLSWCPSHAAAPDIAAPETALAETLAFWQDWTQECTYDGPYHEAVVRSSITLKAMTYGPSGGIVAAPTTSLPEEIGGDRNWDYRFTWLRDAATTLAALLGTGYRQEAQAWRRWLLRAVAGDPENLQIMYGITGERDLRERELPWLPGYEGSTPVRVGNGAADQLQLDVYGEVIDTLYLAHQSGVAHCADTAVLHQRLIEHLVQRWREPDEGIWEIRGARRHFVHSKVMAWVAVDRTIRLAEAGALDMDVAPLVELRATIHREVCDKGFDPVRNTFTQSYGSQELDAATLLIPRTGFLPPDDPRVIGTVDAVRRELSTEDGLVYRYPTCGEDVGVDGLTGDEGAFFLCNFWLVDGLALTGRPDEARALFERLLALRNDLGLLAEEYDPVQQRQLGNFPQAFSHMGLIQSALLLQQMATQSSPRHAALAVPAPRSTSRSTRQPTADLTPQHA
- a CDS encoding acyl-CoA dehydrogenase; the protein is MSATPTTPPPALRPYLTARHDLLWQEADAFAAEHVAPRAARMEAAPRRVERKVADLMAARRWFAVTVPAVFGGLGAGHVARTVLVHRIARVSAAAAAILQATLIPVGALLHFATYEQKGHWLPRVADGSVLLSIAVTEPLAGGHIGGIETTAEHIGNQWVITGSKIHIGNSHLAGAHLVVARTAEPGVSTSQALTAFMVEADRPGLSVSDHRAGLGLHGFSAGRLDLGHVRVPEDNVVGEVGQGLAVAQSSSILYGRPNLAAVSLGIHEAVVDTTTSRLKTRPRYQGALSDLPVLRDRVGGMEARLRAARILAYQAVHLLDQGLPCDADLINSKYLGHQWAVQSAQDAMELHGANALDGDYIVQRLWRDIQHTYPPAGTGEVQRIRLADAAFAEDHIQWSERLAAEAAWARPDPTAA
- a CDS encoding roadblock/LC7 domain-containing protein; translation: MSTHPAMNNVTDGTPASATTSGQRDSMAWLLRQFASETPGVTHAVLLSRDGLRLLDSDVDKDWADELSAAFSGVASLAANITGPSHKKRPARQVIIERDDCLFFVQSAGRSAAFDNHPGAERGEVDTILAVIATRDADVGTVGFEMGRLVQKFAPYMLIPVRVGTGGEVR
- a CDS encoding ATP-binding protein → MPDSAFPARPAATGHRRRLPPVDANTLYLARRAVALPLALLAALLLAAFALRSGSVVGPGWVLAGLVCGLAAIVAVAAHGTRTVASAVQSSVEESQAAALTTVTGAAAAVEKSVQWSADELCRGKRPALPDPHTAQSPTANAGIDNALSALQAQAIMSLIRVHDESQSVVLLEVLRRLAMREHALVSKALQALSQLEMLTDDPELLAKIFEIDHLVTRMRRQVESTAVLGGQSLRSVRRPVPVTTALRGAVSEVVQYPRVAVAAGSVGAELGLPGHVGPDLTHLLAELIENACECSDPETRVMVRAQRVPHGLAIEVEDRAIPMHPQTRAQMNHLLKAPDEVDVSGQVRAGQLGLLVAAKIAQSHGLSVLLQENATGGTTALVVIPARLLVAIPSVEDAGAPQPEEARMSGQQPHQVAAAPAAPGVGQVASPGAAGASTSAGHSADAPALPTRTRRSEPFRPPQEREQAPVSAATPGLAAAFRSGLQAGGTASPPPASTEDPTP
- a CDS encoding DUF742 domain-containing protein, which produces MTTYGRAAEESAFVRTYAVTRGRTKPRHLLGLETVLEAGQGRPGPAQAEECEEILALCRERRRSVVELAGRLGRPVTAVKVLVSDLLDADALVVPLTQSSADTGAGSGPSIQMLAAVSAGLKRKWPDAVAYPQAG
- a CDS encoding DUF6624 domain-containing protein gives rise to the protein MTTEKPQRPDIARELIARATESAAHRATRVRNQLDGVQLGRGRHTDYANTRFLRRVLGEYEWPGHRLVGPAAARATWSIALHSDHDLVFQRAATILLGRAVEAGDALVHHWAHLHDRTLINTGQDQEYGTQLLLSADGIELCPLRAPESVDARRSTVGLPPLAIALKAVRRRYTPDHSADKTPTVVLAGAA
- a CDS encoding ATP/GTP-binding protein encodes the protein MPSPIPRPDDPTTVSPHSQAGAPTVLKIVIAGGFGAGKTTAVGAVSEITPLSTEEYLTEASADVDSLAGIEAKTTTTVAFDFGRLSLPDAPMPLELFLFGTPGQDRFVDLWYDLSRGAVGAVVLVDTRRLESSFTPVSFFEDIGLPFVVAVNQFDGAHRYHPEQVRAALELPAAVPVVTCDAREPNHVAGVLLALVDHAVNSAATTNRAGHTPSTTLQDA
- a CDS encoding GAF domain-containing protein; the protein is MSQHPSDPYRTPQTAPPARSLPRRDMRDPNCGPFTPPATALTSQRPQQSLELAQRYELLNRLGVPPVANEDFDDLTRNMAEQAGFLYGFVNLFLEEQTFVGLHQPPADSGFVIVGRTMSRDHGWCPEVMARKKALPLHDVHASPRFSGNAVVDAVGIRSYFGAPLIHDSGTVLGTVCVIDPEKRPLAEARRLRDIVINASAQVMDHIARAPVR
- a CDS encoding LuxR C-terminal-related transcriptional regulator, with protein sequence MTTSAPITPLTPTLQRVAQHLANGLTAKEIAAETSLSAVTVRQYMRDIRESLHCPPRCKPPVIVHRLFTTQQVASPTADRPAPSLTPEQRLLLRAVAEHSDPRDIAVAAKLAPADQRAALDQLLADTGARDTTHLVVLAHGWKLLPTDPAARSGASQ